The Gemmata palustris genome includes a region encoding these proteins:
- a CDS encoding protein kinase domain-containing protein yields MPDSTAESFSAVPQDSPPSERGNCDTTVVGTGATFRPAGFRFAPPAAPGEVGVLGAYRLLKQLGKGGMGAVYLALDARLGRKLALKVMLPEAADADARERFLREARAAAQINHDNVVTIYEADERNGVPYIAMQFLQGCPLDEYLRTKGAPPLPHAVRIARETALGLAAAHALGLVHRDIKPANLWLEAPNGRVKVLDFGLAKPIGRDTELTRSGMVVGTPAYMSPEQGRGQNVDARSDLFSLGVVLYRLCTGKTPFAGATAMDVMIALGTKDPVPVRELAPGVPDALAALVHQLLAKEPGARPQSAAEVVQRLRSIGTELTRPRPPAADGSVSQPIVVYPVGSALHITLQPQTFPSAFADLGAQDEPRSGEPIEQRAPRKRAGRRGPMILVGASLFVAALAAGGITAKITNKDAAPVPGAPERAKTEVGGKTVTPEPKRSAPAADADRKAAEYILSLGGAVRVEGEDREITTAAELPPGAVRLTSVFYHGGGQLTDAGVGLLGDCKYLTNLVLHNCNRVTVAGLDNFKGKRNLLYLSLALTPVSDEGLVPFKDCKGLLKINLQGAGVTDAGLALFKDCKDLRSLGLRDCRLFTDAGLVHFQDCTDLEQLDLVATPTTDAGLAHFKGCKNLQGLGLNGTGVTSAGLALIANYKHLTYLELADTQISDAGLTHLAGLDKLKDLKLADTNVTAQGVEAISRALPRCKINWAGGTVDPKPVGGPSPPAK; encoded by the coding sequence ATGCCCGACTCTACCGCCGAGAGCTTCTCAGCGGTGCCGCAGGATTCGCCCCCGTCCGAACGTGGCAACTGCGACACAACCGTGGTGGGAACGGGCGCGACGTTTCGCCCGGCCGGGTTCCGGTTCGCGCCGCCGGCCGCACCCGGCGAAGTGGGCGTGTTGGGGGCGTACCGGCTCCTCAAGCAACTCGGCAAGGGCGGCATGGGGGCGGTGTATCTCGCGCTGGACGCGCGACTGGGCCGCAAGCTCGCGCTGAAGGTGATGCTCCCGGAGGCCGCCGACGCCGACGCGAGGGAGCGGTTCCTCCGCGAGGCCCGGGCCGCGGCCCAGATCAACCACGATAACGTCGTTACCATTTACGAGGCCGACGAGCGCAACGGGGTTCCGTACATCGCGATGCAGTTCCTCCAGGGGTGCCCGCTCGACGAGTACCTCCGGACGAAGGGCGCGCCGCCCCTCCCGCACGCGGTCCGCATCGCCCGCGAGACAGCCCTGGGCCTCGCGGCGGCGCACGCGCTCGGGCTCGTTCACCGGGACATCAAGCCGGCCAACCTGTGGCTCGAAGCGCCCAACGGGCGCGTGAAGGTGCTCGACTTCGGGCTCGCCAAGCCGATCGGCCGCGACACCGAGTTGACGCGCAGCGGAATGGTAGTCGGAACCCCCGCGTACATGAGTCCCGAGCAGGGCCGCGGGCAGAACGTGGACGCGCGGAGCGACCTGTTCAGCCTGGGGGTGGTTCTGTACCGCCTGTGTACCGGGAAGACGCCCTTCGCCGGCGCCACTGCAATGGACGTCATGATTGCGCTGGGCACCAAAGACCCGGTTCCGGTCCGCGAACTCGCCCCCGGGGTGCCGGACGCGCTCGCCGCGCTCGTTCACCAACTGCTCGCGAAGGAGCCCGGCGCCCGGCCGCAGAGCGCCGCCGAAGTCGTGCAGCGGCTCCGCTCGATCGGCACTGAACTGACCCGGCCGCGCCCCCCCGCGGCCGACGGCTCGGTGTCTCAACCGATTGTCGTTTATCCGGTGGGTTCGGCGCTGCACATTACTCTCCAACCGCAGACGTTCCCGAGCGCGTTCGCGGACCTGGGCGCGCAAGACGAGCCCCGCTCCGGGGAACCGATCGAGCAGAGGGCACCGCGGAAGCGGGCCGGGCGCCGGGGGCCGATGATCTTGGTCGGCGCCTCATTGTTCGTCGCGGCGCTCGCGGCGGGTGGCATCACCGCCAAAATCACGAACAAAGACGCCGCGCCCGTACCTGGGGCGCCGGAGCGCGCCAAAACCGAGGTGGGCGGCAAGACCGTTACCCCGGAACCGAAGCGGTCGGCGCCGGCCGCCGATGCCGACCGCAAGGCCGCCGAGTACATCCTGTCCCTCGGCGGCGCGGTTCGCGTCGAGGGCGAGGACCGCGAAATTACTACCGCGGCCGAGTTGCCACCGGGCGCGGTCCGACTGACCTCCGTTTTCTACCACGGGGGCGGACAACTGACGGATGCGGGAGTGGGCCTTTTAGGGGACTGCAAATACCTGACGAATCTAGTGCTGCACAACTGTAATCGTGTCACAGTTGCCGGTCTGGATAATTTCAAAGGCAAGAGGAACTTGCTGTACCTGAGTCTGGCGCTCACGCCGGTCTCGGACGAAGGGCTGGTCCCGTTTAAGGATTGTAAGGGGCTGCTGAAAATCAACTTGCAAGGGGCCGGCGTGACGGACGCGGGCCTGGCGCTCTTCAAAGACTGCAAGGACCTGCGTTCGCTCGGCCTGCGCGACTGCCGGCTGTTCACCGACGCGGGCCTGGTTCACTTCCAGGATTGCACCGACCTCGAACAGCTCGACTTGGTTGCTACTCCGACCACCGACGCGGGGTTGGCTCATTTCAAAGGGTGCAAGAATCTCCAGGGGCTCGGTCTGAACGGCACGGGCGTTACGAGCGCGGGCCTGGCTCTTATAGCCAACTATAAACACTTAACTTACCTCGAACTGGCGGACACGCAGATCAGCGACGCGGGGCTCACTCACCTCGCGGGACTCGACAAGCTCAAGGATCTGAAACTGGCCGATACCAATGTTACCGCGCAGGGGGTCGAGGCCATTTCTCGGGCGCTGCCGCGGTGCAAGATCAACTGGGCCGGTGGCACGGTCGACCCGAAGCCGGTGGGTGGTCCGAGCCCCCCGGCCAAATGA
- a CDS encoding outer membrane protein assembly factor BamB family protein, whose product MKKLIAVLTLGLFACASSGADPALVWPQFRGPNGSGIAEGQKPPVEFGPNKNVKWKVAVPSGFSSPIVAGDNLVLTAFEDGKLYTIAYNRATGKEVWRAEAPAKQIEPYHKTEGSPAASTPVTDGTRIVSYFGSCGLFCYNLAGKELWRHEMPTVATPFDFGTGVSPVLADGTVVLVRDENKNPKILAIDAATGTLMWVKKRESKSGFCTPVVCDTPAGKQVIVAGYGRMIGYDFKTGDEKWTVIGMPAAACATPVVVDGTLFFAGWSPGEDVKLPSFDFLLKEAGEEKLGYITREGLEKTPLKGFFDNQDFDHDGKLSRAEWDEALKIVSASKNSAFALKLGGSGDVTKSHVIWKQTKGLPYVPSGIVYQGQYVLVKDGGLVTAYETKTGKPVYEQERAVAGGRYYSSPVAANGHIYFTCLDNGAITVLKAGTDEPEVVARNPKLNERIAATPVIADNALYVRTAGFLYAFAEKK is encoded by the coding sequence ATGAAGAAGCTGATTGCAGTGCTGACCCTGGGGCTGTTCGCGTGCGCGAGTTCGGGCGCCGACCCTGCACTCGTGTGGCCCCAGTTCCGCGGGCCGAACGGGTCGGGTATTGCCGAGGGCCAGAAACCGCCCGTCGAGTTCGGCCCGAACAAGAACGTGAAGTGGAAGGTCGCGGTCCCGAGCGGGTTCTCGTCGCCGATCGTCGCGGGGGACAACCTCGTGCTGACCGCGTTCGAGGACGGGAAGTTGTACACGATCGCGTACAACCGCGCGACTGGTAAGGAGGTGTGGCGGGCCGAGGCTCCGGCCAAGCAGATCGAACCGTACCACAAGACCGAGGGCAGCCCGGCCGCGTCCACGCCCGTCACCGACGGCACGCGGATCGTCTCGTACTTCGGATCGTGCGGCTTGTTCTGCTACAACTTGGCCGGGAAGGAGTTGTGGCGCCACGAGATGCCGACGGTCGCCACCCCGTTCGACTTCGGCACCGGCGTCTCGCCGGTTCTCGCGGACGGCACCGTGGTTCTCGTGCGCGACGAAAACAAGAACCCGAAGATCCTCGCGATCGATGCGGCCACGGGGACGCTCATGTGGGTGAAGAAGCGGGAATCAAAGTCCGGCTTCTGCACCCCGGTGGTGTGCGACACGCCCGCGGGCAAACAGGTCATCGTGGCCGGGTACGGGCGCATGATCGGCTACGACTTCAAAACGGGCGACGAGAAGTGGACCGTGATCGGGATGCCGGCGGCGGCGTGCGCGACACCGGTCGTGGTGGACGGCACGCTGTTCTTCGCGGGCTGGTCGCCGGGCGAGGACGTCAAGCTCCCGTCGTTCGATTTTCTGCTGAAGGAGGCTGGCGAGGAGAAGCTCGGCTACATCACGCGCGAGGGGTTGGAGAAGACGCCGTTGAAAGGATTCTTCGACAACCAGGACTTCGACCACGACGGCAAATTGAGCCGCGCGGAATGGGACGAAGCGCTCAAGATCGTTTCCGCGTCGAAGAACAGTGCGTTCGCGCTGAAACTTGGCGGGAGCGGCGACGTGACGAAGTCGCACGTGATCTGGAAGCAGACGAAGGGGCTGCCCTACGTTCCGTCCGGGATCGTGTACCAGGGGCAGTACGTGTTGGTGAAGGACGGCGGACTGGTCACCGCTTACGAGACCAAGACGGGCAAGCCGGTGTACGAGCAGGAGCGGGCGGTCGCGGGCGGCCGGTACTATTCGTCGCCGGTCGCGGCCAACGGGCACATCTACTTCACCTGTCTGGACAACGGAGCGATCACGGTTCTGAAGGCCGGCACGGATGAACCAGAAGTGGTGGCGCGGAACCCGAAGCTCAACGAGCGCATCGCCGCAACGCCCGTGATCGCGGACAACGCGCTATACGTCCGAACCGCCGGGTTCTTGTACGCTTTCGCCGAGAAGAAGTAA